One stretch of bacterium DNA includes these proteins:
- a CDS encoding GxxExxY protein, with product MLELKSVENIHPVHEAQLLTYMRLANIKFINELGWFTLL from the coding sequence ATTTTAGAATTAAAGAGTGTTGAGAATATACATCCTGTGCATGAAGCCCAGTTGCTAACCTATATGAGATTAGCCAATATTAAGTTTATTAATGAATTGGGATGGTTCACTTTACTGTGA